A single Pedobacter sp. PACM 27299 DNA region contains:
- a CDS encoding DUF1456 family protein, translating to MSNNDIFKKLRVALELTNDDIIKIMELVNFKITKSELGSFFRSDDHPNFKPCGDQILRNFLNGLVIYKRGPRVTEPTEKPAN from the coding sequence ATGAGCAATAACGATATTTTTAAAAAATTACGTGTAGCACTCGAGCTAACAAATGATGATATCATCAAAATAATGGAATTAGTGAACTTCAAAATCACGAAAAGTGAGCTTGGTTCCTTTTTCAGGAGCGATGACCACCCAAATTTTAAGCCATGTGGCGACCAGATTTTAAGAAACTTTTTAAATGGTCTGGTGATTTATAAAAGAGGTCCAAGAGTGACTGAACCTACTGAAAAACCAGCAAACTAG
- a CDS encoding DEAD/DEAH box helicase codes for MMVEKILEKLKITSLNEMQQASLAATGKGSDVVLLAPTGSGKTLGFLFPLLNNLNADVKGVQALVLVPSRELALQIEQVFKQMGTGFKVNCCYGGHPVKTERNNLEQPPAVLIGTPGRIAYHLRHENFDESPIHTLVLDEFDKALEFGFQQDMAYIIAKLLSLKQRILTSATAMDQIPDFTGVKKPVEIDFLKDVKVAPDLKLKKVLTTAADKLDTLFQLICKIGNKTTLIFCNHRETVDRISDLLIDKDLAHDIFHGGMEQDERERALLKFRNGSIKILITTDLASRGLDIPEVEYIIHYQLPYTEDAFLHRNGRTARMNAKGTAYLVIADDEKYPFLKADIETENLKGSFALPKDSQWQTLYIAAGKKDKVNKIDIVGLLLKKGGLEKDDVGLIEVKDTASYVAVKRNMVGRVLAALNNEKIKNKKVKIEVAM; via the coding sequence ATTATGGTAGAAAAGATACTGGAGAAATTAAAAATTACTTCTTTGAACGAGATGCAGCAGGCATCACTTGCGGCGACCGGAAAAGGAAGTGACGTGGTTTTATTGGCACCTACAGGTTCTGGTAAAACATTAGGCTTTTTGTTTCCTCTATTGAACAACCTCAATGCAGATGTAAAAGGAGTGCAGGCTTTAGTGCTGGTACCTTCTCGTGAACTTGCTTTACAAATTGAGCAGGTATTCAAGCAGATGGGAACTGGTTTTAAAGTGAACTGCTGTTACGGGGGGCACCCTGTTAAAACAGAACGAAATAATTTAGAACAACCACCGGCGGTATTAATTGGTACACCGGGAAGAATAGCGTATCATTTACGTCATGAAAATTTCGATGAATCTCCGATCCACACCTTAGTGTTAGACGAGTTCGATAAGGCACTGGAATTCGGTTTCCAACAGGATATGGCCTATATCATTGCAAAATTACTTTCTTTAAAACAAAGAATCCTGACCTCAGCTACAGCAATGGATCAGATTCCTGATTTTACAGGGGTAAAAAAACCGGTGGAAATTGATTTTCTGAAAGATGTAAAGGTAGCACCAGATTTAAAACTGAAAAAGGTGCTGACTACCGCAGCAGATAAATTGGACACCTTGTTTCAATTGATCTGTAAAATTGGAAATAAAACTACTTTGATTTTCTGTAACCATAGGGAAACAGTAGACAGAATCAGTGATTTGCTGATCGACAAAGATTTGGCACACGATATTTTCCACGGTGGCATGGAGCAGGATGAGCGTGAGCGTGCCTTGCTGAAATTTAGAAATGGAAGTATTAAAATCTTAATCACAACGGATCTGGCTTCACGCGGTCTGGATATTCCTGAGGTAGAATACATCATTCATTACCAATTGCCATATACAGAAGATGCGTTCTTGCACCGTAACGGACGTACTGCCCGTATGAATGCAAAAGGAACGGCCTACCTAGTGATTGCTGATGATGAGAAGTACCCATTTCTGAAAGCAGATATAGAGACGGAGAACCTGAAAGGTAGCTTTGCGCTGCCTAAAGACAGTCAGTGGCAAACTTTATACATCGCTGCAGGTAAAAAAGATAAGGTTAATAAAATTGACATCGTTGGTTTATTACTTAAAAAAGGTGGTCTTGAAAAAGATGATGTTGGACTGATTGAAGTGAAAGATACCGCTTCTTATGTGGCTGTAAAAAGAAACATGGTAGGGAGGGTACTGGCTGCTTTAAATAATGAAAAAATTAAAAACAAAAAGGTGAAGATTGAAGTAGCGATGTAA
- a CDS encoding ribonuclease H-like YkuK family protein, producing MTWKKFSGEVIHTSILEEVEQAIIRETEKGFHLKVCIGTDSQVKGPLTDFATVIVLLRENHGGFMYIHQEKTPQKMSIKERMLVEVQKSIETAYSVCDLLDLYDVDLEVHADINTNPMFKSNKALNEAMGYILSMGFIFKAKPEAFASSTCADKMVH from the coding sequence ATGACCTGGAAGAAATTTAGCGGCGAAGTGATTCACACGTCGATTTTAGAAGAAGTAGAACAAGCCATCATCAGGGAGACCGAAAAAGGGTTCCACCTGAAGGTCTGTATCGGTACAGACTCACAGGTAAAAGGGCCCCTCACTGATTTTGCGACTGTCATTGTCCTGTTGAGGGAAAACCATGGAGGTTTCATGTACATCCATCAGGAAAAAACGCCACAGAAGATGAGCATCAAGGAAAGGATGCTGGTAGAGGTACAAAAATCTATTGAAACGGCCTATTCCGTTTGTGATTTACTGGACTTGTACGATGTGGATCTGGAGGTTCATGCAGACATCAATACCAATCCCATGTTTAAGTCTAACAAAGCTTTAAATGAGGCGATGGGTTACATTCTAAGTATGGGCTTTATCTTCAAGGCTAAGCCTGAAGCTTTTGCCAGTTCTACCTGTGCGGATAAAATGGTACACTAA
- a CDS encoding DUF4468 domain-containing protein codes for MKLAAIGVLSFVGMTGVFAQELKEKQKSDQKEIYSPQNTKKEQLRAPAKTEEELPLDDRGKYIYYEVMIRKGKTKEELIELAKAYFKSESAPKVNLLEKDSLYTGKGKFIINKTAFVLTRPSGEVRYQLYLDFKEGKYRFWLTDFCFIPYQRDRYGNFVPATSIGLPLEQKPGKLNAAEWTAYLKATTKEAQEFAAHLKQGMLADTPIIKPAAKAIPVQSTKNQKW; via the coding sequence ATGAAATTAGCTGCAATAGGAGTGTTGTCTTTTGTTGGAATGACTGGCGTTTTTGCGCAGGAACTCAAAGAAAAACAAAAATCGGATCAAAAGGAGATCTACTCCCCACAAAATACAAAAAAAGAGCAATTGCGAGCTCCAGCAAAAACTGAAGAAGAACTGCCATTAGACGACAGAGGAAAATACATCTATTATGAAGTGATGATCCGAAAAGGGAAAACAAAAGAAGAACTCATTGAATTAGCGAAAGCATATTTTAAAAGTGAGTCAGCTCCTAAAGTCAACCTTCTGGAAAAGGACTCCCTTTATACCGGAAAAGGGAAATTCATCATCAATAAAACAGCTTTTGTATTGACTCGCCCTTCCGGAGAAGTTCGCTATCAGCTATACCTGGATTTTAAAGAAGGTAAATATCGTTTTTGGTTAACTGATTTTTGCTTTATTCCTTATCAGCGGGATCGTTATGGTAATTTTGTTCCTGCAACTTCGATAGGACTGCCATTAGAACAAAAACCGGGAAAATTAAATGCAGCAGAATGGACTGCCTACCTTAAAGCAACGACAAAAGAAGCACAGGAGTTTGCCGCTCATTTAAAGCAGGGTATGTTGGCGGATACCCCAATAATTAAACCTGCCGCAAAAGCGATTCCGGTACAAAGCACAAAAAATCAAAAATGGTAA